One Pseudofrancisella aestuarii genomic region harbors:
- a CDS encoding helix-turn-helix transcriptional regulator, whose translation MLKIKEVIKQTSLSKSSIYRLIKNGSFPKQIKLSQHCSAWLESEINDWLLDRVKQSRNKEVK comes from the coding sequence ATGCTAAAAATAAAAGAAGTAATAAAGCAAACTAGTTTATCTAAATCATCTATTTATAGATTGATTAAGAATGGAAGCTTCCCTAAACAAATTAAGCTATCTCAACATTGCTCAGCTTGGTTAGAAAGTGAAATTAATGACTGGTTACTAGATAGAGTTAAACAATCAAGAAATAAGGAGGTTAAATAA
- a CDS encoding tyrosine-type recombinase/integrase, whose translation MGKLTKKEIDSIKHSGSIKSIERYKDINNLYLEVKPSNAKSWLYRYQFNGKPKSIGLGGYPNISLSQARELTNEYNKVKARGVDPKIQLQQSKYENTKEFQEVADKWLEKKQKEWSTATYKKSRGYLYNDILPIFKTRNINEIEYIEIANFLKRFKDTPTKQNKIKIVLSGIYQLAKAYGLCEVNHINSDLGIVMERQRAESYPFIHPIDDKENLSKLLNDIDNYHGNYIVKKALQLAPYLAFRPNMIVSLKWSDFREKEGLLVIEAENMKMRKEFKQPLSDQAFNILMELKEYTGTSEYIFSNRNGKHITPDSLRVAIQRGLGYIGKDKPKFTTHGWRHVTSTGLYNLQRKYRWQTEAIEMVLDHQERNKVKAVYNNYDYLDERKEILSVWASFIDDIKQNGNIIDFEKVS comes from the coding sequence ATGGGCAAATTGACTAAAAAAGAAATAGATAGTATTAAACACTCAGGCTCAATCAAAAGCATTGAAAGATATAAAGATATCAATAATCTTTATTTAGAGGTAAAACCAAGTAATGCTAAGAGTTGGTTATATAGGTATCAATTTAATGGAAAGCCAAAGAGTATAGGGTTAGGAGGTTATCCGAATATATCTTTATCTCAGGCTAGAGAATTAACTAATGAATATAATAAAGTTAAAGCTCGAGGTGTAGACCCTAAGATACAATTACAACAATCAAAATATGAGAATACTAAGGAGTTTCAGGAAGTCGCTGATAAATGGTTAGAAAAGAAACAAAAAGAGTGGTCAACAGCCACCTATAAGAAATCTAGAGGTTATTTATATAATGATATATTGCCTATATTTAAAACTAGAAATATAAATGAAATAGAATATATAGAAATAGCTAATTTTTTAAAAAGATTTAAAGATACACCAACTAAGCAAAATAAGATCAAAATAGTATTATCTGGAATATATCAATTAGCAAAAGCATACGGATTATGTGAGGTAAACCATATAAATAGTGATTTAGGTATAGTCATGGAAAGGCAAAGAGCAGAAAGCTATCCCTTTATTCATCCAATAGATGATAAAGAAAACTTATCTAAATTATTAAATGATATTGATAATTATCATGGTAATTACATAGTGAAGAAAGCTTTACAACTAGCTCCATATTTAGCTTTTAGACCTAATATGATAGTTAGCCTTAAATGGAGTGATTTTAGAGAAAAAGAAGGGTTATTAGTAATAGAAGCTGAAAATATGAAAATGAGAAAAGAGTTTAAGCAACCACTAAGTGACCAAGCATTTAATATACTAATGGAATTAAAAGAATATACAGGTACAAGCGAATACATATTTAGTAATAGAAATGGTAAGCATATAACACCAGATAGTTTAAGAGTTGCTATACAAAGGGGTTTGGGATATATAGGCAAAGATAAGCCAAAATTTACTACTCACGGTTGGAGACATGTAACAAGTACAGGACTATATAATTTACAACGTAAATATAGGTGGCAAACAGAAGCTATAGAAATGGTATTAGACCACCAAGAAAGAAATAAAGTCAAAGCAGTATATAACAATTATGACTACTTAGATGAAAGAAAAGAAATATTATCTGTTTGGGCAAGTTTTATAGATGATATAAAACAGAATGGTAACATTATAGACTTTGAGAAAGTGAGTTAG
- a CDS encoding sodium:solute symporter family protein translates to MFFAFILIFILVSIVSLKTQRKTNSSQTYFVANKEIGMFALIATLVMTELNTSTLLGFTSLGAIYGSSAVSLALVFLVGLLFYAISVAKKWKGFDGVSVTTFFKRRYNNTIGYIAASILLVAMIGFSANYIKSLTLIFMPLFPSLNEWVLSGIFCIVMLVISLRGGIRTIIRLDILSFLITIVVVPLWLYYAVSFEEVSDVVVHTESFSTSVLISLVIITMFTYILAPWYGQKMFTAKTSKVAFLSVIVAAILITLIYGIAILSVSLVAKKIAINIQAQEVFPYLINHQLPKFLQGITYAVLFFIATTTIVGIWNTISSIVVAHNHKAIHNTSLKRSIFITLGVALLTYLLANLFIDQIFEKMVLMNIPISALAFSLLGGFFWKRVNVLASLISIVVGVAGGVFCYFYFGEQNYMWYWAMYVIPSSFLSGVVFTFIGQPFFNKERI, encoded by the coding sequence ATGTTTTTTGCTTTTATATTAATATTTATTTTAGTAAGTATAGTAAGCTTAAAAACGCAGAGAAAAACAAACTCATCACAAACATACTTTGTCGCAAATAAAGAGATAGGAATGTTTGCACTTATCGCTACACTTGTGATGACTGAATTAAATACATCAACGCTATTGGGCTTTACATCCTTAGGTGCTATCTATGGTAGTTCAGCAGTCTCTTTAGCATTGGTATTTTTAGTAGGTTTACTGTTTTATGCTATTAGTGTTGCAAAAAAGTGGAAGGGGTTTGATGGGGTATCAGTAACTACTTTCTTTAAAAGAAGATATAACAATACTATAGGCTATATTGCAGCTAGTATTTTACTTGTGGCGATGATTGGCTTTAGTGCTAATTATATAAAGTCACTCACACTTATTTTTATGCCTCTTTTTCCTAGTTTAAATGAATGGGTTCTAAGTGGTATTTTTTGTATTGTAATGTTGGTTATTAGTCTAAGAGGTGGTATTAGAACAATCATTCGTTTAGATATATTAAGCTTTTTAATAACTATAGTTGTGGTGCCGTTATGGTTATATTATGCGGTATCTTTTGAGGAAGTCTCAGATGTCGTCGTTCATACAGAGAGTTTTTCTACTTCGGTGTTAATATCTTTAGTTATCATAACAATGTTTACTTATATTCTTGCACCATGGTATGGTCAGAAAATGTTTACAGCTAAAACCTCAAAGGTGGCATTTCTATCAGTTATAGTTGCAGCTATATTAATAACTCTAATCTATGGGATAGCTATTTTATCGGTTAGTTTAGTGGCTAAGAAGATTGCTATAAACATTCAGGCACAAGAGGTTTTTCCTTATTTAATTAATCATCAACTGCCAAAATTCTTACAGGGCATAACATACGCAGTTTTATTCTTTATAGCCACGACTACAATTGTGGGAATATGGAATACTATCAGTTCTATTGTTGTCGCACATAATCATAAGGCTATTCACAACACTTCTTTAAAAAGGAGTATATTTATTACTCTTGGAGTGGCTTTACTAACATATCTTTTAGCAAATCTTTTTATTGATCAAATCTTTGAGAAAATGGTTTTGATGAATATTCCTATTTCAGCTTTAGCCTTTTCATTATTAGGAGGATTCTTTTGGAAGAGGGTTAATGTATTAGCAAGCTTGATTAGTATTGTAGTAGGTGTAGCTGGAGGAGTTTTTTGCTATTTCTATTTTGGCGAGCAAAATTATATGTGGTACTGGGCGATGTATGTTATCCCAAGTAGTTTTCTAAGTGGAGTTGTTTTTACATTTATAGGACAGCCCTTTTTTAATAAGGAACGTATTTAA
- a CDS encoding restriction endonuclease subunit S: MKKNNSQLSTLNSQLNKPKLRFKEFSGEWEKSPLGHYFSFKNGINATKEQYGKGYKFINVLDIINNNIITHEKIIGSVGVSESIFNKNIVEYGDILFQRSSEVREEAGQSNVYLDKEKPATFGGFVIRGKAKRKYYPEFVHYMLKTNIARKEITTKSNGSTRYNVGQETLSEVNIYIPSISEQQKIASFLTSVDKKIELLTQKEKLLKEYKKGIMQKIFSQKIRFKADDSSEFPEWVEKKLGDYLIHKSDRNKNFGDSLVLSVSNKKGFITQGEQFDGYEVASKDLSNYKIVNKDDYAYNPSRINVGSIARLKNIDQGVVSPMYVVFKAKETLNNIFFDNLIQTHLFKHLVIVNCSGSVRDSLGFDDMCSFKIKLPCLEEQTKIASFLSAIDSKVEQVTKQLEHTKEFKKGLLQQMFV, from the coding sequence ATGAAAAAAAATAACTCTCAATTATCAACTCTCAACTCTCAACTAAATAAACCAAAGCTAAGATTTAAAGAATTTAGTGGTGAGTGGGAAAAATCCCCTTTAGGGCACTATTTTTCGTTCAAGAATGGAATAAATGCGACTAAAGAACAATATGGAAAAGGATATAAGTTTATTAATGTCTTGGACATAATAAATAATAATATTATTACTCATGAAAAAATTATTGGTAGTGTCGGTGTTAGCGAGAGTATTTTTAACAAAAATATTGTTGAATATGGCGATATTCTTTTTCAAAGAAGTTCAGAAGTTAGGGAAGAAGCTGGACAGTCAAATGTTTATTTAGATAAAGAAAAACCAGCCACATTCGGTGGCTTTGTTATTAGGGGTAAGGCAAAACGAAAGTATTACCCTGAGTTTGTGCATTATATGCTTAAAACTAACATTGCTAGAAAAGAAATAACTACTAAAAGTAATGGAAGCACTAGATATAATGTTGGTCAAGAAACATTATCAGAAGTAAATATTTATATCCCTAGTATTTCAGAACAACAAAAAATAGCTTCATTTTTAACATCGGTAGATAAAAAGATAGAGCTACTAACTCAAAAAGAAAAGCTACTTAAAGAGTATAAAAAAGGCATTATGCAGAAAATTTTTAGTCAAAAGATTAGATTTAAAGCTGATGATAGTAGTGAGTTTCCTGAGTGGGTTGAGAAGAAGTTGGGGGATTATTTAATACATAAAAGTGATAGGAATAAGAATTTTGGCGATAGTTTGGTGTTAAGTGTCAGCAATAAGAAAGGTTTTATTACACAAGGAGAGCAGTTTGATGGTTACGAAGTAGCCAGTAAAGATTTATCAAACTATAAAATAGTTAATAAAGACGATTATGCTTATAATCCCTCAAGAATAAATGTTGGTTCAATAGCAAGGTTAAAAAATATAGATCAAGGCGTTGTTAGCCCTATGTATGTGGTATTTAAAGCTAAAGAGACTCTCAATAATATTTTCTTTGATAACTTAATACAAACACATCTATTTAAGCACTTAGTTATAGTTAATTGTTCAGGAAGTGTGCGAGACAGTTTAGGCTTTGATGATATGTGTAGCTTTAAAATCAAGTTACCTTGCCTAGAAGAACAAACCAAAATAGCTAGCTTTTTATCTGCTATTGATAGCAAAGTTGAGCAAGTAACTAAACAGTTAGAGCATACTAAAGAATTTAAAAAAGGACTGCTTCAGCAGATGTTTGTGTAG
- a CDS encoding toprim domain-containing protein, with protein MDWETLNNHRCSISQGKIVRYADKAKSKNNKDIWIARTSINAYVIGNWRTGEKQIITEDKTYSYQDEYDYKLELEKSKLQRMLLANDIAKQSKRYFESLSEADENHSYLLKKNIKPVDIKQDGKRLVIPIYSIGKYVPVGELQSIQFIYPNGFKQFIKGGASKGYMALDNGSTELLILCEGYATGVSILEYLKANNIAATIVVAFNCHNLSDIGLFLRENYPLSQIEIWADNDLSGIGETKARQVAERVGAIVKLPHLTKEQQERGLTDFNDYLNLKGKI; from the coding sequence ATGGATTGGGAAACATTAAATAACCATAGATGTAGTATATCACAAGGCAAGATAGTTAGGTATGCAGACAAAGCTAAATCTAAAAATAATAAAGATATTTGGATTGCCAGAACATCTATTAATGCTTATGTTATTGGTAATTGGCGAACTGGTGAGAAGCAAATTATCACAGAAGATAAAACTTATAGTTATCAAGATGAATATGATTATAAGTTAGAACTTGAAAAAAGTAAGTTACAAAGAATGTTATTGGCTAATGATATTGCTAAACAGTCTAAAAGATATTTTGAAAGTTTGTCGGAAGCTGATGAAAATCATTCATATTTGCTTAAAAAGAATATTAAACCAGTAGATATTAAGCAAGATGGCAAAAGGCTTGTAATACCAATTTATAGTATTGGTAAATACGTTCCAGTAGGTGAATTACAAAGCATCCAGTTTATATATCCAAATGGCTTTAAGCAATTCATTAAAGGTGGTGCATCAAAAGGCTATATGGCTTTAGATAATGGTAGTACAGAACTATTAATACTTTGTGAGGGTTATGCTACTGGTGTAAGTATTTTAGAGTATTTAAAAGCTAACAATATTGCAGCAACTATAGTCGTAGCCTTTAACTGTCATAACTTATCAGATATTGGCTTATTTCTTAGAGAAAATTATCCATTATCTCAAATAGAAATATGGGCTGATAATGATTTAAGCGGTATTGGTGAAACTAAAGCAAGACAAGTAGCTGAAAGAGTAGGGGCAATAGTAAAGTTACCACATTTAACAAAAGAGCAACAAGAAAGAGGATTAACAGATTTTAATGATTATTTGAATTTAAAGGGGAAAATATAA
- a CDS encoding type I restriction-modification system subunit M has protein sequence MSEEQKKILEQQLWNIANTLRGKMDADEFRDYILGFIFYKYLSEKMEAFANALEDDLVYSEVTDEEILEAVKEASIEELGYFLKPDELFHNIAKKGVQKEDNFILEDLEKILTNIEQTTMGSASEDDFIHLFEDLDLTSTKLGKSTNARNQVVAQVLSHLDNIDFNVADRNRDILGDAYEYLIGQFAAGAGKKAGEFYTPQQVSKILAKLVTVGKTRLKSVYDPTCGSGSLLLRVATEVEDVTNFYGQELNRTTYNLARMNMIMHDVHYAKFDIKQDDTLEHPQHLDKRFEAIVANPPFSAKWSANKLFLDDDRFSQYGKLAPSSKADFAFVQHMIHQLDDNGTMAIVLPHGVLFRGSAEGHIRKYLIENRNYLDAVIGLPANIFYGTSIPTCVLVFKKCREDSEHILFIDASNDFEKAKNQNYLTDKHVEKIIGTYANRKALNKYSYLAKMSEVKENDYNLNISRYVDTFEEEEPIDIDSVCTQLKDIDTEIANNDQTIKQYCDELGIATPF, from the coding sequence ATGAGCGAAGAACAAAAAAAGATATTAGAGCAACAGCTTTGGAATATTGCTAATACTCTTAGGGGTAAAATGGATGCAGATGAATTTAGGGATTATATTCTTGGGTTTATCTTTTATAAATATCTATCAGAAAAGATGGAAGCATTTGCAAATGCTCTAGAGGATGATCTAGTTTATAGTGAAGTTACAGATGAAGAAATACTAGAGGCTGTAAAAGAAGCTAGTATTGAAGAATTAGGCTACTTTCTAAAACCAGATGAACTTTTTCATAATATTGCCAAAAAAGGTGTTCAAAAAGAAGATAACTTTATATTAGAAGATTTAGAAAAAATTCTTACTAATATAGAGCAAACTACAATGGGTTCAGCTAGTGAAGATGATTTTATACATCTTTTTGAAGATTTGGATTTAACATCTACTAAGCTAGGTAAATCAACCAATGCTCGTAATCAGGTAGTAGCTCAAGTACTTAGTCATTTAGATAATATTGATTTTAATGTGGCTGATAGAAATAGAGATATTCTAGGCGATGCCTATGAGTATCTAATCGGACAATTTGCCGCTGGTGCTGGTAAGAAGGCAGGGGAGTTCTATACTCCTCAACAAGTATCTAAGATATTAGCTAAACTAGTGACAGTTGGTAAGACTCGTTTGAAGTCAGTTTATGATCCTACTTGTGGTTCAGGTTCTTTACTACTAAGAGTAGCTACAGAGGTAGAAGATGTTACAAACTTCTATGGGCAAGAGCTAAATAGAACTACATATAACCTAGCTCGTATGAATATGATAATGCACGATGTTCATTATGCTAAGTTTGATATCAAACAAGATGATACGCTAGAACATCCACAACATTTAGACAAAAGATTTGAGGCTATTGTAGCTAATCCGCCATTTAGTGCTAAATGGTCAGCTAATAAGCTATTTTTAGATGATGATAGATTTAGTCAGTATGGTAAATTAGCACCTAGCTCTAAAGCTGACTTTGCTTTTGTGCAACACATGATTCATCAGTTAGATGATAATGGTACTATGGCTATAGTTTTACCGCATGGAGTTTTGTTTAGAGGGTCAGCCGAAGGGCATATTAGAAAGTATCTGATTGAAAATAGAAACTACTTAGATGCTGTAATAGGCCTACCAGCTAATATATTTTATGGTACTTCGATTCCTACATGTGTTTTAGTATTTAAAAAATGTCGTGAAGATAGTGAGCATATATTATTTATAGATGCTTCAAATGACTTTGAGAAAGCTAAAAATCAAAACTATTTAACAGATAAGCATGTAGAGAAAATCATAGGTACTTATGCAAATAGAAAAGCTTTAAATAAATACTCATATCTTGCAAAGATGTCAGAAGTCAAAGAAAATGACTATAATTTAAATATTTCTAGATATGTAGATACTTTTGAAGAGGAAGAGCCTATTGATATAGATAGTGTTTGCACTCAACTAAAAGATATTGATACTGAAATAGCAAACAATGATCAAACCATTAAGCAGTACTGTGATGAGCTTGGTATAGCTACACCATTTTAA
- a CDS encoding DUF3987 domain-containing protein, protein MANLTNKENISIKPLPEYKEYKSPKITKEMLPEVLYNYAEMISEKYQQPFNFVAISSITALAGLIGNRVEVSYNGRKNIPIVWSLLIAESGIGKTPSINYAIEPIRDIQKNNKYKSIEQSESLDRKNNLINIQIKARERELSRAKEKEDISKFSEEINSLKDGLLKQPYPRQIIENSTTWQALIKSMKDNNPNGLLYVNDEISGFFEKLDKKDNEEEKSFFNTIYNGYDYSYKTVGRGCDYVENPTLSIIGGIQPSKLNKIVRNYDNSGFLARFQLITFERPFKRYIKKVDTSNLFNGINEIVIEDNYKQVFIRLNNIPYSIDVLDGQHITNEPLVYEYSKEAQNRFEEWFISNEDLKHDKYTSQNIREYLCKAENTIHSLALIFHLSENSIEDKIINIKYINMAINLIEFSTEQAKYMYGELAYNTSELASALLLRMDKLKEMQQKNSYIDRRLIKQRGWTSLKDYSIIDEVLEHLYEYGYLKKLSETTRKTTRYILNLDMSEKYLQNLH, encoded by the coding sequence ATGGCTAATTTAACTAATAAAGAAAATATAAGTATAAAACCATTACCAGAATATAAAGAGTATAAATCACCTAAGATAACTAAAGAGATGTTGCCAGAAGTGTTATATAACTATGCTGAGATGATTTCTGAAAAGTATCAACAACCATTTAACTTTGTGGCTATATCATCAATAACAGCTTTGGCAGGTTTGATAGGTAATAGAGTTGAGGTATCTTACAATGGTAGAAAAAATATACCAATAGTTTGGAGTTTATTAATAGCTGAAAGTGGTATTGGAAAAACGCCAAGTATTAATTATGCTATTGAGCCTATAAGGGATATACAAAAAAATAATAAATATAAAAGTATTGAGCAATCTGAGTCGCTTGATAGAAAGAATAACCTAATAAATATACAAATAAAGGCAAGAGAGAGAGAATTATCTAGAGCAAAGGAAAAAGAAGATATAAGTAAGTTTTCAGAAGAGATTAATAGTTTAAAAGATGGATTGTTAAAGCAACCATATCCAAGACAGATTATTGAAAATTCGACAACTTGGCAAGCTTTGATTAAATCTATGAAAGATAATAATCCAAATGGTTTACTTTATGTAAATGATGAAATATCAGGCTTCTTTGAGAAGTTAGATAAAAAAGATAATGAAGAAGAAAAATCATTCTTTAATACTATTTATAACGGTTATGACTATAGCTATAAAACCGTTGGTCGAGGTTGTGACTATGTCGAGAATCCTACGCTTTCTATAATTGGTGGGATACAACCAAGTAAATTGAATAAAATAGTTAGGAATTATGATAATTCAGGTTTTTTGGCTAGATTTCAGCTTATAACATTTGAAAGACCTTTTAAGAGGTATATAAAAAAGGTAGATACTAGTAATCTGTTTAATGGTATTAATGAAATTGTAATTGAAGATAATTATAAGCAAGTATTTATACGATTAAATAATATACCTTATAGTATTGATGTATTGGATGGTCAACACATTACAAATGAACCTTTAGTATATGAGTATAGTAAAGAAGCACAAAATAGATTTGAAGAGTGGTTTATTAGTAACGAAGATTTAAAACATGATAAGTATACTAGTCAAAATATACGTGAGTATTTATGTAAGGCTGAAAATACTATACATTCGCTAGCTTTGATATTTCATTTGTCTGAAAATTCTATAGAAGATAAGATTATAAATATTAAGTATATTAATATGGCTATTAATCTAATAGAGTTCTCTACAGAACAAGCTAAATATATGTATGGAGAACTTGCATATAATACTAGTGAATTAGCATCAGCGTTGTTATTAAGAATGGATAAACTGAAAGAAATGCAGCAAAAAAATAGCTATATAGATAGAAGGTTAATAAAGCAAAGAGGTTGGACTAGCTTAAAAGATTATTCAATTATTGATGAAGTTTTAGAGCACCTATATGAGTATGGTTATTTAAAGAAACTTAGTGAAACAACTAGGAAAACTACAAGGTATATTTTAAATTTAGATATGTCTGAAAAGTACCTACAAAACCTACATTAA
- a CDS encoding abortive infection family protein, with product MDFFNDELENLNDFDSVEAFKNLLISLATGGDGFTDYKYLRKKILNISKVNKKLPQWVRTNRDSQQFWGFIKNKFGTYQERRNFLHSEFSEALDYLEFTLDSPVDEYVVFDVDYINEQWQKALNRKYEDPEGAITIARTLIETVLKTILEEQEIPYENKDLSELYKEVAKLLNLAPENHQERIFKQILGGANGIISGLGTLRNKISDSHGIGLARVKPKERHSELAVNIAGSMALFIYKTYKETK from the coding sequence TTGGACTTTTTTAATGATGAGCTTGAGAACTTGAATGATTTCGATTCCGTAGAGGCATTTAAAAATTTATTAATTAGTTTAGCTACTGGCGGTGATGGATTTACTGACTATAAATATCTTAGAAAGAAAATACTTAATATTAGTAAGGTTAATAAAAAACTTCCTCAATGGGTTAGAACTAATAGAGATTCTCAACAGTTTTGGGGATTCATAAAAAACAAATTTGGTACTTACCAAGAAAGAAGAAATTTTTTGCATAGTGAATTTTCAGAAGCTTTAGACTATCTTGAATTTACATTAGATTCCCCAGTCGATGAGTATGTAGTATTTGACGTTGATTATATTAATGAGCAATGGCAAAAAGCATTGAATAGGAAATATGAAGATCCTGAAGGTGCTATAACTATTGCTAGAACTCTGATAGAAACAGTTTTAAAGACAATCCTTGAAGAACAAGAAATACCTTATGAAAATAAAGATCTGTCAGAGCTTTATAAAGAGGTAGCGAAGTTACTTAATTTAGCACCAGAGAATCATCAAGAAAGAATATTTAAACAGATATTGGGTGGAGCAAATGGCATTATTAGTGGCTTGGGAACTTTAAGAAATAAAATAAGTGACTCCCATGGAATAGGGTTAGCAAGAGTAAAACCTAAAGAAAGACATAGCGAGCTAGCAGTAAATATAGCAGGCTCTATGGCATTGTTTATTTACAAAACATATAAAGAAACAAAATAG
- a CDS encoding hydrogenase maturation protease translates to MGRVLVLGIGSPFADDQFGWLVADQLVQELESCNDLVIESVDRPGLNLLNYLNNGYERILLVDAVYAKTKPGTFYHFKAEQILSFDGFLSSHSIGVAPSLALAQALGMNISNVEFFGVEIERIYQKDEEISEVVKEAIPSMATLIKEKLGK, encoded by the coding sequence ATGGGTAGGGTACTTGTTTTAGGGATAGGCTCACCATTTGCAGATGACCAATTTGGTTGGTTAGTAGCAGATCAGTTAGTACAAGAGTTAGAATCTTGTAATGATTTGGTTATTGAAAGTGTAGATAGGCCCGGTTTAAATTTGTTGAATTATCTAAATAATGGCTATGAAAGAATTCTGTTAGTAGATGCGGTATATGCAAAAACAAAACCAGGAACTTTTTATCATTTTAAAGCGGAGCAAATATTGAGTTTTGATGGGTTTCTATCGTCTCATAGCATTGGTGTTGCACCATCATTAGCTTTAGCACAGGCTTTAGGTATGAATATTAGTAACGTTGAGTTTTTTGGGGTAGAAATTGAGAGGATTTATCAAAAAGATGAGGAGATTTCTGAGGTAGTAAAAGAAGCTATACCATCTATGGCTACTCTTATTAAAGAGAAGCTTGGTAAATAA
- the secG gene encoding preprotein translocase subunit SecG, with protein MYEIVLTIDIIAAIAIVALVLLQQGKGANMGVSFGAGSSNTVFGSKGAASFLFKLTIFFTALFFVCSLGLGYLGKSSKAEAPVDDAGQIASQYDYSQYQDKYGQKDTTKTPDKKADSASK; from the coding sequence ATGTACGAAATTGTTTTAACTATAGACATTATTGCTGCAATTGCGATTGTTGCGCTAGTATTATTACAACAAGGAAAGGGCGCTAATATGGGCGTTTCTTTTGGTGCTGGATCATCAAATACAGTATTTGGTAGTAAAGGTGCAGCATCATTTTTATTTAAACTAACAATATTTTTCACAGCTTTATTTTTTGTATGTAGTCTTGGGTTAGGTTATTTAGGGAAAAGCTCTAAAGCAGAAGCACCTGTAGATGATGCTGGTCAAATAGCTTCACAATATGACTATAGCCAATATCAAGACAAATATGGTCAAAAAGATACTACAAAAACTCCAGATAAAAAGGCTGACTCAGCATCTAAATAA